A single Pseudomonas sp. DC1.2 DNA region contains:
- the znuB gene encoding zinc ABC transporter permease subunit ZnuB, whose translation MADFLLYALLAGLALALVAGPLGSFVVWRRMAYFGDTLSHAALLGVALGFLLDVSPTVAVTVGCLLLAVLLVTLQQRQPLASDTLLGILAPSTLSLGLVVLSFMHEVRIDLMAYLFGDLLAISPTDLAWILGGSAAVLALLVALWRPLLAITVHEELATVEGLPVAALRLTLMLLIAVVIAVAMKIVGVLLITSLLIIPAAAAQRHARSPEQMALGASLLGMLAVCGGLALSWFKDTPAGPSIVVTAAALFLLSFVLPRRGV comes from the coding sequence ATGGCTGATTTTCTGCTCTACGCCCTGCTTGCAGGTCTTGCATTGGCGCTGGTCGCGGGTCCTTTGGGGTCATTCGTGGTCTGGCGGCGCATGGCCTACTTTGGCGATACCCTGTCCCACGCGGCGTTGCTGGGTGTTGCCTTGGGCTTTCTGCTGGATGTCAGCCCAACGGTTGCCGTTACCGTCGGCTGCCTGTTGTTGGCGGTGTTGTTGGTGACCTTGCAACAGCGCCAACCGCTGGCGTCTGACACGCTTTTGGGAATTCTCGCACCGAGCACGCTCTCTCTCGGGCTGGTGGTACTAAGCTTCATGCATGAAGTGCGAATCGACCTGATGGCCTATCTCTTTGGCGACTTGCTGGCGATCAGCCCTACCGACCTGGCCTGGATCCTCGGCGGTAGTGCGGCGGTGCTGGCATTGCTGGTAGCGTTGTGGCGGCCACTGCTGGCGATCACTGTGCATGAAGAGCTGGCCACCGTAGAAGGTTTGCCGGTCGCCGCGCTGCGTCTGACCCTGATGCTGTTGATCGCGGTGGTGATTGCGGTGGCGATGAAAATCGTCGGCGTGTTGCTGATTACTTCATTGCTGATCATCCCTGCTGCTGCGGCACAACGTCACGCCCGCTCGCCGGAACAGATGGCGTTGGGCGCGAGCCTGCTGGGCATGCTCGCGGTGTGTGGCGGTTTGGCGCTGTCATGGTTCAAAGACACCCCGGCGGGCCCGTCGATTGTGGTCACGGCCGCCGCGCTGTTTCTGCTGAGTTTTGTCCTGCCTCGTCGAGGGGTGTAG
- a CDS encoding PA5502 family lipoprotein, producing MKLFASRYLLLVAFSLLLGACQSTPPAPEAPDVRAAAIAQLEQNLASSELATAEDQLAALQAESPNDPSLVQYQRQLAEAYLQRSQIVLQKGDVNAAATALSRARVLMPKAPALTGGVNNAIVNARKAELDRAEAALMAAEAKPAAKVIDPTAESTTVALNLSDMGQLRRQLDAIAADVVNYQCDVSIQAPRTQDYPWLATLLTKRVKKLDSDFDLKLEKQILRNVPAQVVLSPRKP from the coding sequence ATGAAGTTGTTCGCCTCCCGTTATCTGCTCCTTGTCGCATTTTCCCTGCTGCTAGGTGCTTGCCAAAGTACGCCGCCGGCTCCCGAAGCCCCTGACGTGCGGGCTGCTGCCATCGCGCAGTTGGAGCAGAACCTTGCCAGCAGCGAGCTGGCCACCGCCGAAGATCAATTGGCGGCCTTGCAGGCCGAATCGCCCAATGATCCGTCGCTGGTCCAATACCAGCGGCAATTGGCCGAAGCCTATCTGCAACGCAGTCAAATCGTGCTGCAAAAAGGTGACGTGAATGCCGCCGCCACCGCACTGAGCCGCGCGCGGGTATTGATGCCCAAGGCCCCGGCGCTGACGGGCGGCGTCAACAACGCTATCGTCAATGCGCGCAAGGCTGAGCTGGATCGTGCCGAAGCGGCGCTCATGGCGGCCGAAGCCAAACCCGCGGCAAAAGTCATCGACCCAACGGCTGAAAGCACCACTGTTGCCTTGAACCTCAGCGATATGGGGCAACTACGGCGTCAACTGGATGCGATCGCCGCCGATGTGGTGAATTACCAATGCGACGTCAGCATTCAGGCGCCGCGCACGCAGGATTACCCGTGGTTGGCGACGCTGCTGACCAAGCGGGTGAAAAAGCTCGATTCGGATTTCGACTTGAAGCTTGAGAAGCAGATCCTGCGCAACGTTCCCGCGCAGGTGGTGCTGAGTCCGCGTAAGCCCTAA
- the katE gene encoding catalase HPII, which translates to MSTKKPATPKSALAGTDTLDRSNTNAKLESLEQFRSDATEQALRTNQGVKVSDNQNTLKAGARGPSLLEDFIMREKITHFDHERIPERIVHARGTGAHGYFQTYENHSALSKAGFLQDPGKKTPVFTRFSTVQGPRGSGDTVRDVRGFAVKFFTDEGNFDLVGNNMPVFFIQDAIKFPDFVHAVKPEPHNEIPTGGSAHDTFWDFVSLVPESAHMVIWTMSDRAIPKSLRSMQGFGIHTFRLINAEGTSRFVKFHWRPTAGTCSLVWDEAQKLAGKDTDFHRRDLWESIEMGDYPEWELGVQIIEEKDEHTFDFDILDPTKLIPEEVVPITPLGKMVLNRNPDNFFAETEQVAFCPGHIVPGIDFSNDPLLQGRLFSYTDTQISRLGGPNFHEIPINRTLTPMHNGQRDALHRTTIDKGRASYEPNSIDGGWPKETPPAVRDGGFESYPERIDANKIRQRSESFSDHFSQARLFFHSMSKHEQEHIISAYSFELGKVEREFIRARQVNEILANIDLELARRVADNLGLPAPKAATIEVRKTSLDRSPALSQANLLPGNIKTRKVAILAANGVDGAAIEALKKALAAQGAHAKLLGPTSAPVKTADGHSLAVDASMEGLPSVAFDAVFVPGGAASIKALSGDGVALHYLLEAYKHLKAIALHGEAKQLLEVLKLDADAGLIVGTDAKLFKAFFAAIEQHRVWDREPKAKAIPA; encoded by the coding sequence ATGAGTACCAAGAAGCCTGCCACCCCAAAAAGCGCTCTGGCTGGAACAGACACCCTGGACCGCAGCAACACCAACGCCAAGCTTGAAAGCCTGGAACAGTTCCGCTCCGACGCCACTGAACAGGCCCTGCGCACTAACCAGGGCGTGAAGGTCTCGGACAACCAGAACACCTTGAAAGCCGGTGCCCGCGGGCCATCGTTGCTAGAAGACTTCATCATGCGTGAAAAAATCACGCACTTTGACCACGAGCGTATTCCGGAGCGCATCGTCCATGCGCGCGGCACTGGCGCCCATGGCTACTTTCAGACGTATGAAAATCACTCGGCACTGAGCAAAGCTGGATTCCTACAGGATCCGGGGAAAAAGACTCCGGTCTTCACCCGTTTTTCTACCGTGCAGGGCCCACGCGGGTCCGGCGATACCGTGCGCGATGTACGCGGTTTCGCCGTGAAGTTCTTTACCGACGAAGGCAACTTCGACCTGGTGGGCAACAACATGCCGGTGTTTTTCATTCAGGACGCGATCAAGTTTCCGGACTTTGTACACGCGGTGAAACCCGAGCCGCATAACGAAATACCTACCGGCGGCTCGGCCCACGATACCTTCTGGGACTTCGTTTCCCTGGTGCCGGAGTCCGCGCACATGGTGATCTGGACCATGTCTGACCGGGCAATCCCGAAAAGTCTGCGCAGCATGCAAGGCTTCGGTATTCACACCTTCCGCTTGATCAATGCCGAGGGCACATCGCGCTTCGTCAAATTTCACTGGCGTCCCACCGCCGGCACCTGCTCGCTGGTGTGGGATGAAGCGCAAAAACTCGCGGGCAAAGACACCGACTTCCACCGTCGTGACCTCTGGGAATCGATCGAGATGGGCGACTACCCGGAGTGGGAACTGGGCGTACAAATCATCGAAGAGAAAGACGAGCACACCTTCGACTTCGACATCCTCGACCCGACCAAACTGATCCCGGAAGAGGTCGTACCCATTACACCGCTGGGCAAAATGGTGCTCAACCGCAACCCGGATAACTTCTTCGCCGAAACCGAGCAAGTTGCCTTTTGCCCAGGGCATATCGTGCCGGGCATCGACTTCTCCAATGATCCGTTGCTGCAAGGCCGCCTATTTTCCTACACCGATACGCAGATCAGCCGACTAGGTGGTCCGAACTTTCACGAGATTCCGATCAACCGCACGCTAACGCCGATGCACAACGGTCAGCGTGATGCCCTGCACCGGACCACTATCGATAAGGGGCGCGCGTCCTACGAGCCCAACTCGATTGATGGTGGCTGGCCGAAAGAAACCCCGCCTGCGGTACGTGACGGCGGCTTCGAGAGTTACCCGGAACGCATCGATGCCAACAAGATCCGTCAGCGCAGTGAGTCATTCAGCGACCACTTCTCCCAGGCGCGGTTGTTCTTCCACAGCATGAGCAAGCACGAGCAGGAACACATCATCTCGGCGTACAGCTTTGAGTTAGGCAAGGTTGAGCGCGAGTTCATCCGCGCGCGGCAGGTGAATGAGATTCTGGCCAACATCGATCTGGAATTGGCCCGGCGTGTCGCTGACAATTTAGGGTTGCCAGCGCCCAAAGCCGCCACCATTGAGGTGCGTAAAACCTCACTGGATCGCTCGCCGGCACTGAGTCAGGCCAACCTCCTCCCCGGCAATATCAAAACTCGGAAAGTGGCGATTCTGGCGGCCAACGGTGTTGACGGTGCAGCGATTGAAGCATTGAAGAAAGCGCTGGCAGCGCAAGGCGCTCACGCCAAACTTCTCGGTCCTACGTCAGCCCCCGTGAAAACCGCCGACGGTCATTCGCTGGCGGTGGATGCCTCGATGGAAGGCTTGCCTTCCGTGGCGTTCGACGCCGTATTCGTTCCCGGCGGCGCAGCGTCGATCAAGGCGTTGAGCGGTGATGGCGTGGCGTTGCACTACCTGCTTGAAGCGTACAAGCACTTGAAGGCCATCGCCTTGCACGGCGAGGCCAAGCAGTTGCTGGAGGTCTTGAAGCTGGACGCGGACGCAGGGCTGATCGTTGGGACGGACGCCAAACTGTTCAAAGCGTTCTTTGCAGCGATTGAACAGCATCGAGTGTGGGACAGGGAGCCTAAGGCCAAGGCGATTCCGGCTTAA
- a CDS encoding methionine ABC transporter ATP-binding protein, translating to MIEFQNVHKTYRVAGKDIPALHPTNLTIENGQVFGLIGHSGAGKSTLLRLINRLEESSGGKIFVDGEEVTALDANSLRRFRQQVGMIFQHFNLLASKTVADNVALPLTLAGELSRSEIDLRVAELLARVGLSDHAKKYPAQLSGGQKQRVGIARALATKPKILLCDEATSALDPQTTASVLQLLAEINRELKLTIVLITHEMDVIRRVCDQVAVMDAGVIVEQGSVAEVFLHPKHPTTKRFVQEDEQIEDSEQRDDFAHVPGRIVRLTFQGEATYAPLLGTVARETGVDYSILAGRIDRIKDVPYGQLTLAITGGDMEAAFARFTAADVHMEVLR from the coding sequence GTGATCGAGTTTCAAAACGTCCATAAGACTTACCGCGTCGCCGGTAAGGATATTCCCGCCCTGCATCCGACCAATCTAACGATTGAGAACGGTCAGGTCTTCGGTCTGATCGGCCACTCCGGCGCGGGAAAAAGTACCCTGCTGCGTCTGATCAATCGCCTTGAAGAGTCCAGTGGCGGCAAGATCTTCGTCGATGGCGAAGAAGTCACCGCGCTCGACGCCAACAGCCTGCGGCGTTTCCGCCAACAGGTCGGGATGATTTTCCAGCACTTCAACCTGCTGGCGTCCAAGACCGTGGCTGACAACGTCGCGCTGCCGCTGACCCTCGCCGGTGAATTATCCCGCAGCGAGATCGACCTGCGTGTGGCCGAACTGTTGGCCCGTGTGGGTTTGTCTGACCACGCCAAGAAGTACCCGGCGCAGTTGTCCGGTGGCCAGAAACAGCGCGTCGGCATCGCCCGCGCCCTGGCGACCAAGCCGAAAATCCTGCTGTGCGACGAAGCCACCAGTGCCCTGGACCCGCAGACCACCGCGTCGGTCCTGCAATTGCTGGCCGAGATCAACCGCGAGTTGAAGCTGACCATCGTCTTGATCACTCACGAAATGGACGTGATCCGTCGCGTTTGCGACCAGGTTGCCGTTATGGACGCTGGTGTGATCGTCGAGCAAGGTTCGGTGGCCGAGGTGTTCCTGCATCCGAAGCACCCGACCACCAAGCGCTTTGTGCAAGAAGACGAGCAGATCGAGGACAGCGAACAGCGCGATGATTTCGCTCATGTGCCGGGCCGCATCGTGCGTCTGACCTTCCAGGGCGAAGCGACCTACGCGCCTTTGCTCGGTACCGTCGCTCGGGAAACCGGTGTGGACTACAGCATTCTGGCCGGTCGTATCGACCGCATCAAAGACGTCCCTTACGGGCAACTGACCCTGGCCATCACCGGCGGCGACATGGAAGCGGCATTTGCCCGCTTCACCGCGGCTGACGTCCACATGGAGGTGCTGCGCTAA
- a CDS encoding methionine ABC transporter permease, with protein sequence METYDAAVEAIKAFFKNIDWLEIGLASGDTMQMLGGSLLFTILLGLPLGVLLFLCSPRQLLENRVAYALMSLAVNILRSLPFIILLIVMIPFTVLITGTSLGVAGAIPPLVVGATPFFARLVETALREVDRGIIEATQAMGATTRQIIINALLPEARPGIYAAITVTAITLVSYTAMAGVVGAGGLGDLAIRFGYQRFQTDVMVVTVVLLLVLVQILQMVGDKLVVHFSRK encoded by the coding sequence ATGGAAACGTATGACGCTGCAGTAGAAGCAATCAAAGCGTTCTTCAAGAACATCGACTGGCTGGAAATCGGCCTGGCGTCTGGCGACACGATGCAGATGCTCGGCGGTTCGCTGTTGTTTACCATCCTGCTCGGCCTGCCGCTGGGCGTACTGCTGTTCCTGTGCAGCCCGCGACAGCTGCTCGAAAACCGAGTGGCCTACGCGCTGATGTCGCTGGCGGTGAATATCCTGCGTTCGCTACCGTTCATCATTCTGCTGATCGTGATGATCCCGTTCACCGTGTTGATCACCGGCACCTCGCTGGGTGTCGCCGGTGCGATTCCACCGCTGGTGGTGGGCGCTACGCCGTTCTTCGCGCGGCTGGTGGAAACGGCGTTGCGTGAAGTCGATCGCGGCATCATCGAAGCGACCCAGGCCATGGGGGCGACCACCCGGCAGATCATCATCAACGCGTTGCTGCCGGAGGCCCGACCGGGCATCTACGCAGCGATTACGGTGACGGCTATTACACTGGTTTCCTACACGGCAATGGCCGGTGTGGTGGGGGCCGGTGGATTGGGTGACCTGGCGATCCGTTTCGGATACCAGCGTTTCCAGACCGACGTTATGGTCGTCACCGTAGTGTTGCTGTTGGTGCTGGTGCAGATTCTGCAAATGGTGGGCGACAAACTGGTCGTTCACTTCTCACGCAAATAA
- a CDS encoding MetQ/NlpA family ABC transporter substrate-binding protein has product MKKLLVAFAAVAAFSAQAAETLTVAASPVPHAQILEFVKPALAKEGVDLKVKVFTDYIQPNVQVAEKRLDANFFQHQPYLDEFNKAKGTNLVAVAGVHLEPLGAYSSKYKTLAELPGGANVVIPNDATNGGRALLLLEKAGLIKLKDSNNILSTIKDITENSKDLKFRELEAATIPRVLTQVDLALINTNYALEAKLDPSKDALVIEGKDSPYVNILVARPDDKDSDAMQKLVAALHTPEVKAFILEKYKGAVLPAF; this is encoded by the coding sequence ATGAAAAAACTACTCGTCGCGTTCGCAGCCGTTGCTGCGTTCTCTGCTCAGGCTGCTGAAACCCTGACCGTCGCCGCCAGCCCGGTGCCGCACGCGCAAATCCTCGAATTCGTTAAACCAGCCCTCGCCAAAGAAGGTGTGGATCTTAAAGTTAAAGTCTTCACTGATTACATTCAGCCGAACGTGCAGGTGGCCGAGAAGCGTCTGGACGCCAACTTCTTCCAGCACCAACCGTACCTGGATGAGTTCAACAAGGCCAAGGGCACGAACCTGGTTGCTGTTGCCGGCGTGCATCTGGAACCGTTGGGCGCTTATTCCAGCAAATACAAAACGCTGGCCGAGCTGCCGGGCGGCGCTAACGTAGTGATCCCGAATGACGCGACCAACGGCGGCCGTGCGCTGTTGTTGTTGGAGAAGGCTGGCCTGATCAAGTTGAAGGATTCGAACAACATCCTGTCGACCATCAAGGACATCACCGAGAACAGCAAAGACCTGAAGTTCCGTGAGCTGGAAGCGGCGACCATCCCGCGCGTCCTGACTCAGGTTGACCTGGCGTTGATCAACACTAACTACGCGCTGGAAGCCAAGCTCGACCCGTCCAAGGACGCGCTGGTCATCGAAGGCAAAGACTCGCCTTACGTGAACATTCTGGTCGCTCGTCCGGACGATAAGGACAGTGACGCGATGCAGAAACTGGTCGCGGCCCTGCATACCCCGGAAGTGAAAGCGTTCATCCTTGAGAAGTACAAAGGCGCTGTATTGCCGGCGTTCTGA
- a CDS encoding SCO family protein translates to MTRTQKTVFILVALIALVLGLTVNKVLSGKGQGDPTALIDAGIILLPQSRHLPDVTMTDQDGKPVRIDELKGKWSLLFFGYTFCPDICPTTLAQLRQIKSELPADALQKLQIILVSVDPNRDSPKQLKQYLGYFDPQFIGLTPTSVEELQKVANAVSIPFIPADTSKPNYTVDHSGNLAVIGPDGTQRGFIRGPLNNAKLVAQLPVMLKRN, encoded by the coding sequence ATGACCCGAACCCAGAAAACCGTCTTCATCCTAGTTGCCCTGATCGCGCTGGTGTTGGGCCTGACCGTCAACAAAGTGTTGTCTGGCAAGGGCCAGGGTGACCCGACCGCGTTGATTGACGCGGGCATCATCCTGCTCCCGCAAAGTCGCCATCTGCCCGACGTGACGATGACCGATCAGGATGGCAAACCCGTCAGGATCGACGAGTTGAAAGGCAAGTGGAGCCTGTTGTTCTTCGGCTACACCTTCTGCCCGGACATCTGCCCGACCACGCTGGCCCAACTGCGACAAATCAAAAGCGAGCTGCCGGCGGACGCGCTGCAAAAGTTGCAGATCATTCTGGTCAGCGTTGACCCGAACCGCGATTCGCCCAAGCAACTCAAACAGTACCTGGGTTACTTCGATCCGCAGTTCATCGGCCTGACACCGACGTCGGTCGAAGAGCTGCAAAAAGTCGCCAACGCGGTGAGTATTCCGTTTATCCCGGCGGACACCAGCAAGCCGAATTACACCGTTGACCACAGCGGCAACCTGGCAGTGATCGGGCCGGACGGCACCCAGCGTGGGTTCATTCGTGGACCGCTGAACAACGCGAAGTTGGTGGCGCAGTTGCCAGTAATGCTCAAACGTAACTGA
- the cyoE gene encoding heme o synthase produces the protein MATLIGERHSQAIWRDYLELTKPKVVVLMLITSLVGMFLATRAGVPWTVLVFGNLGIGLCAGGAAAVNHVVDRRIDAVMARTHKRPLAEGRVSPTAALTFALVLAVLGQALLLTFTNPLTAWLTLASLLGYAVVYTGFLKRATPQNIVIGGLAGAAPPLLGWVAATGHVSAEPLLLVLIIFAWTPPHFWALAIHRKEEYAKADIPMLPVTHGEHYTKIHILLYTFALLAVSLMPYVIHMSGVLYLICALGLGARFLQWAVVLYRGTRPHAAINTFKYSIYYLFLLFIALLVDHYLLLNL, from the coding sequence ATGGCGACTCTGATCGGCGAGCGTCACAGTCAGGCCATCTGGCGTGACTACCTGGAGCTGACCAAACCCAAAGTGGTGGTGCTCATGCTCATCACATCGCTGGTGGGGATGTTCCTCGCGACCCGCGCCGGCGTGCCGTGGACGGTGCTGGTATTCGGCAACCTGGGAATCGGCCTGTGTGCCGGTGGCGCGGCGGCCGTCAATCACGTGGTGGACCGACGCATCGATGCGGTCATGGCCCGAACCCATAAACGTCCCTTGGCCGAAGGCCGGGTGTCACCCACCGCTGCGCTGACCTTTGCTCTGGTGCTGGCGGTGCTCGGCCAGGCCTTGCTACTGACCTTCACCAATCCGCTGACGGCCTGGCTGACGCTGGCTTCCTTGCTTGGATATGCCGTGGTTTACACCGGTTTTTTGAAGCGCGCGACACCGCAAAACATCGTCATCGGTGGCCTGGCCGGTGCCGCCCCGCCGCTGCTGGGCTGGGTGGCGGCCACCGGTCACGTTAGCGCTGAACCGCTGCTGCTGGTGTTGATCATTTTCGCCTGGACCCCGCCGCACTTCTGGGCCCTGGCCATTCACCGCAAAGAGGAATATGCCAAGGCTGACATTCCAATGCTGCCGGTGACCCATGGTGAGCACTACACCAAAATTCATATCCTGCTTTACACCTTTGCGCTGTTGGCAGTCAGCCTGATGCCCTATGTCATCCATATGAGCGGGGTGCTCTACCTGATTTGCGCACTCGGCCTGGGCGCGAGGTTTCTGCAATGGGCCGTGGTGCTGTACCGTGGCACTCGGCCGCACGCGGCGATCAACACCTTCAAGTACTCTATTTACTACTTGTTCCTACTGTTCATCGCCCTGCTCGTAGACCACTACTTACTGTTGAACCTATGA
- a CDS encoding COX15/CtaA family protein — protein MAKPGFRLALFATLLALIVVLLGAYTRLTHAGLGCPDWPGCYGFISVPQGEAQLAHAELHFPETPVVAHKGWNEMIHRYFAGTLGLLIAVLAGRAWVHRHHPGQPVKLPLFLLAVVFAQAAFGMWTVTLKLWPQVVTGHLLGGFATLSLLFLLTLRLSGVLPALTVPRRLQYWATAGLLLVIVQIALGGWVSSNYAAVACIDFPTCHGQWLPPADFANGFHLTQHIGPNYLGGQLDSDARTAIHLTHRVGALLVTGVLLGLAWQLKVVGMTRLAGLVLIALAAQITLGISNVLFHLPLPVAVAHNAGGAALLLTLVLVNYHARTSLTRVKQPSPVRWRFSPRKHAIGPITIKGEMPWRL, from the coding sequence ATGGCCAAACCTGGATTTCGCCTCGCGCTGTTTGCCACCTTGCTGGCACTGATTGTGGTGTTGCTCGGAGCCTATACCCGTCTGACCCACGCGGGCCTTGGCTGTCCGGATTGGCCGGGGTGCTATGGCTTTATCAGCGTGCCGCAAGGCGAAGCCCAACTGGCCCACGCCGAACTGCATTTCCCCGAGACACCGGTGGTGGCCCACAAGGGCTGGAACGAAATGATCCACCGCTATTTCGCCGGCACACTGGGGCTGTTGATCGCCGTGCTGGCCGGTCGCGCCTGGGTTCATCGTCATCATCCGGGGCAACCGGTGAAATTACCGCTGTTTTTGTTGGCGGTGGTGTTCGCTCAAGCGGCGTTCGGGATGTGGACCGTGACGCTCAAGCTCTGGCCGCAAGTGGTCACCGGGCATTTGCTCGGGGGCTTTGCGACCCTGAGCTTGCTGTTTCTGCTGACGCTGAGGTTGTCCGGCGTATTGCCGGCGCTCACCGTTCCCAGGCGCTTGCAGTATTGGGCGACCGCCGGCTTGCTGCTGGTGATTGTGCAAATCGCCCTCGGTGGCTGGGTCAGTTCCAACTACGCGGCGGTCGCCTGTATCGACTTCCCGACCTGCCACGGGCAGTGGCTGCCACCGGCCGATTTCGCCAACGGCTTTCACCTGACCCAACACATCGGCCCGAATTACCTTGGCGGGCAACTGGACAGTGACGCCCGCACCGCCATTCACCTGACTCACCGTGTCGGTGCGTTACTGGTGACTGGCGTGCTGCTCGGCCTGGCCTGGCAGCTTAAAGTCGTCGGCATGACACGCCTGGCGGGGCTGGTACTGATCGCCCTTGCCGCCCAAATCACCCTCGGCATCAGCAATGTGCTGTTTCACCTGCCGCTGCCGGTGGCCGTCGCCCATAACGCCGGGGGCGCAGCGTTGCTGCTGACGCTGGTGCTGGTGAACTACCACGCCCGAACCAGCCTGACTCGGGTCAAGCAGCCATCGCCTGTGCGCTGGCGCTTCAGCCCGCGCAAACACGCCATCGGCCCCATCACAATAAAAGGAGAGATGCCATGGCGACTCTGA
- a CDS encoding SURF1 family protein: protein MKRFQPGIVPTLVVALLLPLLISLGFWQLSRGAEKSALLQNYAERRAAEPMASTELPHTQDPAFRRVRLHGQFDAEHSLLLDNRQRNGNVGVELLQPFHDQATGLWLLVNRGWLPWPVRRTPVQFKTPTETLSLDAWVYVSPGATFQLHADPSTSTWPKLITAVEPSKLWAALGREGFAYELREEPGPGAYQADWPVVAMGPEKHIAYAVQWFAMAIALCGLFIYLGWHNAKEKHHGSGHESTQHV, encoded by the coding sequence ATGAAGCGTTTTCAGCCCGGTATCGTGCCGACCCTGGTGGTCGCCTTGTTGCTGCCATTACTGATCTCACTCGGATTCTGGCAGTTGAGCCGGGGCGCGGAAAAAAGTGCGCTGCTGCAAAACTACGCCGAACGCCGAGCGGCCGAACCTATGGCCAGCACCGAGCTACCACACACCCAGGACCCAGCCTTTCGCCGTGTCCGCCTGCACGGGCAGTTTGATGCCGAACACAGCCTGCTATTGGATAACCGGCAGCGCAACGGCAACGTCGGCGTCGAACTGCTGCAACCGTTTCACGATCAGGCGACCGGGCTCTGGCTGCTGGTCAATCGCGGTTGGCTGCCCTGGCCGGTGCGACGCACCCCTGTACAGTTCAAAACCCCCACCGAGACCTTGAGCCTGGATGCCTGGGTCTACGTCTCCCCCGGTGCAACCTTCCAACTGCACGCCGACCCCAGCACCTCGACATGGCCGAAGCTGATCACCGCCGTCGAGCCGTCGAAGCTCTGGGCCGCACTGGGGCGCGAGGGTTTTGCCTACGAATTACGCGAAGAACCCGGCCCCGGTGCCTACCAGGCCGATTGGCCAGTGGTGGCCATGGGGCCGGAAAAACATATTGCTTATGCCGTGCAGTGGTTCGCCATGGCGATCGCCCTGTGCGGCCTCTTTATCTACCTCGGCTGGCACAACGCAAAGGAGAAGCACCATGGGAGCGGCCATGAATCCACCCAGCATGTCTGA
- a CDS encoding twin transmembrane helix small protein, which yields MLKTAIVLMLIATVVSLFSGLFFLVKDDSRSTRLVIALSVRVACAAITVGLIAWGFYSGQLVSSAPW from the coding sequence ATGCTCAAAACAGCCATCGTGCTGATGCTGATTGCCACGGTCGTCAGCCTGTTCAGCGGCCTGTTTTTTCTGGTCAAGGACGACAGTCGTTCAACACGCCTGGTCATTGCCTTGAGTGTTCGGGTTGCCTGCGCCGCTATCACCGTCGGCTTGATTGCCTGGGGTTTCTACAGCGGCCAACTGGTCTCTAGTGCGCCTTGGTAA
- a CDS encoding cytochrome c oxidase subunit 3: MATHEHYYVPAQSKWPIIATLGMLVTVYGLGTWFNDLKAARPESHGPLIFFVGGLLLAYMLFGWFGAVIKESRAGLYSAQLDRSFRWGMSWFIFSEVMFFIAFFGALFYVRHISGPALGGEGPKGVAHMLWPNFQFTWPLLHNPDPTLFPPPKEVISPWGLPLVNTLLLVTSSVTVTIAHHALKKGHRGALKIWLAITVLLGCGFLALQAEEYMHAYRELGLTLGSGVYGATFFMLTGFHGAHVTIGTLILFVMLMRIMRGHFDAEHQFGFEAASWYWHFVDVVWIGLFVFVYVL; encoded by the coding sequence ATGGCAACTCATGAGCATTATTACGTTCCGGCCCAAAGCAAATGGCCGATCATCGCCACGCTGGGCATGCTGGTCACGGTCTATGGCCTGGGCACCTGGTTCAATGATCTCAAGGCCGCGCGACCGGAATCCCACGGCCCGCTGATCTTTTTCGTCGGCGGCCTGCTGCTGGCCTACATGCTGTTCGGCTGGTTCGGGGCGGTGATCAAGGAAAGCCGAGCGGGTTTGTACAGCGCGCAGCTTGATCGCTCGTTTCGCTGGGGCATGAGTTGGTTCATCTTCTCCGAGGTGATGTTCTTCATCGCCTTCTTCGGCGCGCTGTTTTATGTGCGGCACATCTCGGGCCCGGCGCTGGGGGGCGAAGGCCCCAAAGGCGTCGCGCACATGCTGTGGCCCAACTTCCAGTTCACCTGGCCGCTGCTGCACAACCCTGACCCGACACTCTTCCCACCGCCCAAGGAAGTCATCAGCCCCTGGGGCCTGCCGCTGGTCAACACGCTTTTGCTGGTGACCTCCAGTGTGACCGTGACCATCGCCCACCACGCCTTGAAAAAGGGCCATCGCGGCGCACTGAAAATCTGGCTGGCAATCACCGTGCTACTGGGCTGCGGGTTCCTCGCGCTACAGGCCGAGGAATACATGCACGCCTACCGCGAACTGGGGCTGACGCTGGGGTCGGGCGTCTACGGCGCGACGTTCTTCATGCTGACCGGGTTCCACGGTGCCCACGTGACCATTGGCACCCTCATCCTGTTCGTGATGCTGATGCGGATCATGCGCGGGCATTTCGACGCAGAGCACCAATTCGGTTTCGAGGCCGCGAGCTGGTACTGGCATTTCGTGGACGTGGTGTGGATCGGCCTGTTTGTTTTCGTCTACGTGCTTTAA